In Streptomyces sp. NBC_00091, the following proteins share a genomic window:
- a CDS encoding LpqB family beta-propeller domain-containing protein — translation MEDAERASAGVGVRGGRRGQRGQRERAGRHRGTLVALSLGTVGLLIGGCASMPDRGEIRRVEASQGVDSQVRVFGVPPADKASPADIVDGFLEAMTSDDPQLATARKYLTEDAAKNWRPGSAVTVLSAGLDRVPVQGDKDPEEPRWKIYGKKLATVDERSAYQPETGGGRYEEHLQLVQVNKQWRIATPPSSLVLSESDFQRIYKPVNKYYFAGNTLVADPVYVRQRTDPDSRMDPTTQTVQSLLAGPSKWLGPVVSTAFPTGTELREGTKSLSYDGQNTLRVPLNGGAANVAQPQCQKMATQLLYTVRDLTTSKLDRVELLRPDGKSSLCWVTGSAAAAIANRPPTPEHQYYVDKDFKLVRMMLDASSEEQQQDKPEPAPGPLATAAGFKVGSAAVTYDEKRAAVVSDDGHGLYVVTLTTAGPMPQPLLTSKSAKLSAPSWDAQGDLWVADLDPQGQGLWRLPGGTGAPQKVDVAGLDGGRISKLKASSDGVRIALLVEKEGGRKNLYIGRVERPEGKGDASRVSVRELRPAAPQMAEVTAMSWAPRGRLLVVGRESGGVDQARYMLADGSMVAASLPGATGLSAIAASEDETKPVVAYSSEDGIGIVWLPPGAQWRTVAAGGRAPVYPG, via the coding sequence GTGGAGGACGCTGAGCGCGCGTCGGCAGGCGTAGGCGTACGGGGTGGGCGGCGCGGGCAGCGCGGGCAGCGCGAGCGGGCCGGACGGCACCGGGGCACCCTGGTGGCGCTGTCCCTGGGGACGGTCGGGCTGCTGATCGGCGGCTGCGCCTCCATGCCCGACCGCGGGGAGATCCGCCGGGTGGAGGCCTCGCAGGGAGTCGACTCGCAGGTGCGCGTCTTCGGCGTACCGCCGGCCGACAAGGCCAGCCCGGCCGACATCGTCGACGGCTTCCTGGAGGCCATGACCAGCGACGACCCGCAGCTGGCGACCGCGCGCAAGTACCTCACCGAGGACGCCGCGAAGAACTGGCGGCCCGGCTCGGCCGTCACCGTGCTCTCCGCGGGCCTCGACCGGGTGCCCGTCCAGGGCGACAAGGACCCCGAAGAGCCCCGCTGGAAGATCTACGGCAAGAAGCTCGCGACCGTGGACGAGCGCAGCGCGTACCAGCCGGAGACCGGCGGCGGGCGCTACGAGGAGCACCTCCAGCTGGTCCAGGTCAACAAGCAGTGGCGGATCGCGACCCCGCCCAGCAGCCTGGTGCTCAGCGAGTCCGACTTCCAGCGCATCTACAAGCCCGTCAACAAGTACTACTTCGCGGGCAACACCCTCGTCGCCGACCCGGTGTACGTGCGTCAGCGCACCGACCCCGACTCCCGCATGGACCCGACCACACAGACCGTGCAGTCGCTGCTGGCCGGCCCGTCCAAGTGGCTCGGCCCGGTCGTGTCCACCGCGTTCCCCACGGGCACCGAACTGCGCGAGGGCACCAAGTCCCTGTCCTACGACGGCCAGAACACCCTGCGCGTCCCGCTCAACGGGGGCGCCGCGAACGTCGCGCAGCCGCAGTGCCAGAAGATGGCCACCCAACTCCTCTACACCGTCCGGGACCTGACGACCTCCAAGCTGGACCGGGTCGAACTGCTGCGCCCCGACGGCAAGTCCTCGCTGTGCTGGGTCACCGGCTCGGCCGCCGCGGCCATCGCCAACCGGCCGCCGACGCCGGAGCACCAGTACTACGTGGACAAGGACTTCAAGCTCGTCCGGATGATGCTCGACGCCAGCAGCGAGGAGCAGCAGCAGGACAAGCCGGAGCCGGCTCCGGGCCCGCTGGCCACCGCCGCCGGTTTCAAGGTGGGGTCGGCGGCCGTGACCTACGACGAGAAGCGCGCCGCGGTCGTCTCCGACGACGGGCACGGGCTGTACGTGGTGACGCTGACGACGGCCGGGCCGATGCCGCAGCCGCTGCTGACCAGCAAGTCGGCCAAGCTCAGCGCGCCCAGCTGGGACGCCCAGGGCGACCTGTGGGTCGCGGACCTCGACCCGCAGGGCCAGGGCCTGTGGCGGCTGCCCGGCGGGACCGGCGCCCCGCAGAAGGTGGACGTCGCCGGGCTCGACGGCGGGCGGATCAGCAAGCTGAAGGCCTCCTCGGACGGGGTGCGCATCGCGCTGCTCGTCGAGAAGGAGGGCGGGCGCAAGAACCTGTACATCGGGCGGGTGGAGCGGCCCGAGGGCAAGGGGGACGCCTCGAGGGTCTCGGTGCGCGAGCTGCGTCCGGCGGCCCCGCAGATGGCGGAGGTGACGGCGATGAGCTGGGCGCCGCGCGGCCGGCTGCTGGTGGTGGGCCGGGAGAGCGGCGGGGTGGACCAGGCCCGCTACATGCTGGCCGACGGGTCGATGGTCGCCGCGAGCCTGCCCGGGGCGACGGGGCTGAGTGCGATCGCGGCTTCCGAGGACGAGACGAAGCCCGTGGTGGCGTATTCCAGTGAGGACGGCATCGGCATCGTGTGGCTGCCGCCGGGCGCGCAGTGGCGCACGGTGGCGGCGGGCGGCCGGGCGCCGGTGTACCCGGGCTGA
- a CDS encoding ComF family protein: MRGWWKELAGLVLPADCAGCGAPRAVLCGECRDDLSGAGAGLVRPVVRRAGPAGLPEVYAGARYEGAVRAVVLAHKERGALPLAGPLGAALAAAVARAGGGAGHGGAGELVLVPVPSARRTLRARGHDPARRTALAASGRLRGAGAAARVAPVLRLRRAVADQAGLGARERQENLAGALEVRPGGVRLTAGARIVLVDDLITTGATLAEAARALRAAGLRVDAAAVVAAPARSFVRSGGKDPIDNPYRPKIL, encoded by the coding sequence ATGCGGGGGTGGTGGAAGGAGCTGGCCGGGCTGGTGCTGCCGGCCGACTGCGCGGGCTGCGGAGCCCCGCGCGCCGTGCTGTGCGGGGAGTGCCGGGACGACCTGAGCGGCGCCGGCGCGGGGCTCGTGCGCCCGGTGGTGCGGCGGGCCGGGCCGGCGGGGCTGCCCGAGGTGTACGCGGGGGCCCGGTACGAGGGCGCCGTACGGGCGGTCGTACTGGCGCACAAGGAGCGCGGGGCGCTGCCCCTGGCCGGCCCGCTCGGGGCCGCCCTGGCGGCGGCGGTGGCCCGTGCGGGCGGTGGCGCGGGCCACGGCGGGGCGGGGGAGCTGGTGCTGGTCCCGGTGCCCTCCGCGAGGCGGACGCTGCGGGCGCGCGGGCACGATCCGGCGCGCAGGACCGCCCTGGCCGCGTCCGGGCGGCTGCGCGGGGCCGGTGCGGCCGCGCGCGTGGCGCCCGTACTGCGGCTGCGGCGGGCGGTCGCGGACCAGGCGGGCCTGGGGGCCCGGGAGCGGCAGGAGAACCTCGCCGGGGCCCTGGAGGTGCGCCCGGGCGGGGTCCGGCTGACGGCCGGGGCGCGGATCGTGCTGGTGGACGACCTGATCACGACCGGAGCCACGCTCGCGGAGGCGGCGCGGGCGCTGCGCGCGGCGGGGCTGCGGGTGGACGCGGCGGCCGTGGTGGCGGCGCCGGCCCGCTCATTCGTGCGGAGCGGAGGTAAAGATCCGATCGACAACCCGTACAGACCAAAAATCTTGTGA
- the raiA gene encoding ribosome-associated translation inhibitor RaiA, with product MDIVVKGRKTEVPERFRKHVAEKLNPERIQKLDAKVISLDVEVSKEHNPRQADRSDRVEITLRSRGPVIRAEAAAADPYAALDLAQDKLEARLRKQHDKRFTRRGTGRLSAAEVADNVPGVATLNSNGEPVFEDMEEGIPVKRIGSLEVQGEGPLIVREKTHSARPMSLDQALYEMELVGHDFYLFVDSETKMPSVVYRRHAYDYGVIHVDPDGASTSEPSGAGAGGALGG from the coding sequence GTGGACATCGTCGTCAAGGGCCGCAAGACCGAGGTGCCCGAGCGGTTCCGCAAGCACGTGGCCGAGAAGCTGAATCCGGAGCGGATCCAGAAGCTCGACGCCAAGGTGATCAGCTTGGACGTCGAGGTGTCCAAGGAGCACAACCCGCGCCAGGCCGACCGTTCCGACCGCGTGGAGATCACCCTGCGTTCGCGGGGCCCGGTGATCCGTGCCGAGGCCGCTGCCGCCGACCCGTACGCGGCCCTGGACCTGGCTCAGGACAAGCTGGAGGCCCGGCTGCGCAAGCAGCACGACAAGCGCTTCACCCGCCGTGGCACCGGACGGCTCTCCGCGGCCGAGGTCGCCGACAACGTCCCGGGCGTCGCAACCCTCAACAGCAACGGCGAGCCGGTCTTCGAGGACATGGAGGAAGGGATTCCGGTCAAGCGGATCGGATCTCTCGAAGTGCAGGGCGAAGGCCCGCTCATCGTCCGCGAGAAGACCCACTCCGCCCGGCCCATGTCGCTCGACCAGGCTCTGTACGAAATGGAACTGGTCGGCCACGACTTCTATCTGTTCGTCGACTCCGAGACCAAGATGCCCAGCGTCGTCTACCGGCGCCACGCGTACGACTACGGCGTCATCCACGTGGACCCCGACGGCGCGTCCACCTCGGAGCCCTCGGGTGCGGGTGCGGGCGGCGCGCTCGGAGGCTGA
- a CDS encoding response regulator transcription factor has protein sequence MADSFGPARGDDGAGCRGAGDPAGEPIRVLVVDDHALFRRGLEIVLAQEEDIQVVGEAGDGAEAVDKAADLLPDIVLMDVRMPRRGGIEACTSIKEVAPSAKIIMLTISDEEADLYDAIKAGATGYLLKEISTDEVATAIRAVADGQSQISPSMASKLLTEFKSMIQRTDERRLVPAPRLTDRELEVLKLVATGMNNRDIAKQLFISENTVKNHVRNILEKLQLHSRMEAVVYAMREKILEIR, from the coding sequence ATGGCGGACAGCTTCGGGCCGGCGCGCGGTGACGACGGCGCCGGCTGTCGTGGGGCGGGGGACCCGGCCGGTGAGCCGATCCGGGTGCTCGTGGTCGACGACCACGCCCTCTTCCGGCGCGGGCTGGAGATCGTCCTCGCCCAGGAGGAGGACATCCAGGTCGTCGGCGAGGCCGGGGACGGGGCGGAGGCCGTGGACAAGGCCGCCGACCTGCTGCCGGACATCGTGCTGATGGACGTACGGATGCCCCGGCGGGGCGGGATCGAGGCGTGCACCTCGATCAAGGAGGTCGCCCCCTCCGCGAAGATCATCATGCTGACGATCAGCGACGAGGAGGCGGACCTCTACGACGCGATCAAGGCGGGCGCCACGGGATACCTCCTGAAGGAGATCTCCACGGACGAGGTCGCGACGGCGATCCGCGCCGTCGCGGACGGGCAGTCGCAGATCAGCCCGTCGATGGCCTCGAAGCTGCTCACCGAGTTCAAGTCGATGATCCAGCGCACCGACGAGCGGCGGCTGGTGCCGGCGCCGCGGCTGACGGACCGCGAGCTGGAGGTCCTCAAGCTGGTGGCCACCGGGATGAACAACCGGGACATCGCCAAGCAGCTGTTCATCTCCGAGAACACCGTGAAGAACCACGTGCGCAACATCCTGGAGAAGCTCCAGCTGCACTCCCGCATGGAAGCCGTCGTGTACGCGATGCGGGAGAAGATCCTCGAGATCCGGTAG
- a CDS encoding winged helix-turn-helix domain-containing protein: MTRSPEPTLSLTADEARRIALRAQGFLGVPDRRAGVRGVLRHLGAVQLDTISVLARSHELIPYARLGAVGRDTVEKAYWSDSHAFEYWSHAACILPIEEWPHFAFRRRARRARGHRWHVLQDKERSTKAVLDRLAADGPLTSSELGGAKNGGEWFEWSETKIAVEWLLDTGEVVCSERRGWKRVYDLAERAVPDALLHDDLDDRECLRRLVALAGQSLGVGTRADIADYHRLKGEQVDAVIGDSGLVPVEVEGWAKAAWADPAALATAPRGRHRTTLLSPFDSLVWDRPRTERIFGFTHRLEAYVPKPQRIHGYFAMPLLAGGRLQGRVDPAREGRTLVARQLSLTSPKAAPAMAEALWEAARWVGCEEVRVDRAQDAREAAAVTAELAARRA, from the coding sequence ATGACCCGCAGCCCGGAGCCGACCCTCTCCCTCACCGCCGACGAGGCCCGCCGCATCGCCCTGCGCGCGCAGGGCTTCCTCGGCGTTCCCGACCGCCGGGCGGGGGTGCGCGGGGTGCTGCGCCACCTGGGCGCCGTACAGCTGGACACCATCTCGGTGCTGGCGCGCTCGCACGAGCTGATCCCGTACGCGCGCCTGGGCGCGGTGGGCCGGGACACCGTGGAGAAGGCCTACTGGTCGGACAGTCACGCCTTCGAGTACTGGTCGCACGCGGCGTGCATCCTGCCGATCGAGGAGTGGCCGCACTTCGCGTTCCGGCGCCGTGCCCGGCGGGCGCGCGGCCACCGCTGGCACGTCCTTCAGGACAAGGAGCGCTCGACGAAGGCGGTCCTGGACCGGCTCGCGGCCGACGGGCCGCTGACCTCCTCCGAGCTGGGCGGCGCCAAGAACGGCGGCGAGTGGTTCGAGTGGTCCGAGACCAAGATCGCGGTGGAGTGGCTGCTCGACACCGGCGAGGTGGTCTGCTCCGAGCGGCGCGGCTGGAAGCGGGTCTACGACCTCGCCGAGCGGGCCGTGCCGGACGCCCTGCTCCATGACGACCTGGACGACCGCGAGTGCCTGCGCCGCCTGGTGGCGCTGGCCGGGCAGTCCCTGGGCGTCGGTACCCGCGCCGACATCGCGGACTACCACCGCCTCAAGGGCGAGCAGGTCGACGCGGTGATCGGGGACTCCGGGCTGGTGCCGGTGGAGGTCGAGGGCTGGGCCAAGGCCGCCTGGGCCGATCCGGCGGCGCTGGCCACCGCCCCGCGCGGCCGTCACCGCACGACCCTGCTGTCCCCGTTCGACTCGCTGGTCTGGGACCGCCCCCGCACCGAGCGGATCTTCGGCTTCACGCACCGCCTGGAGGCGTACGTCCCCAAGCCCCAGCGGATCCACGGCTACTTCGCGATGCCGCTGCTGGCCGGCGGCCGGCTCCAGGGCCGGGTCGACCCGGCCCGCGAGGGCCGCACGCTGGTGGCCCGCCAGCTCTCGCTGACCAGTCCGAAGGCGGCTCCCGCCATGGCCGAGGCCCTGTGGGAGGCCGCCCGGTGGGTGGGGTGCGAGGAGGTACGGGTCGACCGCGCGCAGGACGCGCGGGAGGCGGCGGCCGTCACGGCGGAGCTCGCCGCCCGGCGGGCGTAG
- a CDS encoding GNAT family N-acetyltransferase → MEPITLTTGRLCLRPFSPSDAEEVYAACQDPDIQRWTVVPSPYERGHAQGWVTELSARNWRDDVEYAFAVRLGPDGPLVASVGVHVRGPGGYEIGYWAAREHRGRGYVTEAVLGVARWLFTEVGAGRLEWRAATGNAASRAVAEKAGFRIEGTLRAALDLRGTLRDCWVGGLLPSDLGLPSRLPYLPAVSGGA, encoded by the coding sequence ATGGAGCCGATCACGCTGACCACCGGACGTCTCTGTCTGAGGCCCTTCTCCCCCTCGGACGCCGAGGAGGTGTACGCGGCCTGCCAGGACCCCGACATCCAGCGCTGGACCGTCGTGCCCTCCCCCTACGAGCGCGGCCACGCGCAGGGCTGGGTCACCGAACTGTCCGCCCGCAACTGGCGTGACGACGTCGAGTACGCCTTCGCGGTACGGCTCGGACCCGACGGCCCGCTCGTCGCCTCCGTCGGCGTGCACGTGCGCGGCCCCGGCGGGTACGAGATCGGCTACTGGGCGGCCAGGGAGCACCGGGGCCGCGGTTACGTGACCGAGGCCGTCCTCGGCGTCGCCCGCTGGCTGTTCACCGAGGTCGGCGCCGGCCGGCTGGAGTGGCGCGCCGCCACGGGCAACGCCGCCTCCCGGGCCGTCGCGGAGAAGGCCGGCTTCCGCATCGAGGGCACCCTGCGCGCCGCCCTCGACCTCCGCGGCACCCTGCGCGACTGCTGGGTCGGCGGCCTGCTCCCCTCCGACCTCGGCCTCCCCTCCCGGCTGCCCTACCTGCCCGCTGTCAGTGGCGGCGCCTAG
- the secA gene encoding preprotein translocase subunit SecA: MSVFNKLMRAGEGKILRKLHRIADQVNSIEEDFVNLSDAELRALTDEYKQRYQDGESLDDLLPEAFATVREAAKRVLGQRHYDVQIMGGAALHLGYVAEMKTGEGKTLVGTLPAYLNALSGKGVHLITVNDYLAERDSEMMGRVHKFLGLSIGCILANMSPAQRREQYSSDITYGTNNEFGFDYLRDNMAWSQDELVQRGHNFAVVDEVDSILVDEARTPLIISGPADQATKWYADFAKLVTRLTKGEAGQPLKGIEETGDYEVDEKKRTVAIHEAGVAKVEDWLGIENLYESVNTPLVGYLNNAIKAKELFKIDKDYVVIDGEVMIVDEHTGRILAGRRYNEGMHQAIEAKEGVDIKDENQTLATITLQNFFRLYSKLSGMTGTAMTEAAEFHQIYKLGVVPIPTNRAMQRKDQADLIYRTEVAKFAAVVDDIAEKHEKGQPILVGTTSVEKSEYLSQQLSKRGIPHEVLNAKQHEREATIVAQAGRRGAVTVATNMAGRGTDIKLGGNPDDLAEAELRQRGLDPEEHIEEWAHALPEALKRAEAAVKAEFEEVKELGGLYVLGTERHESRRIDNQLRGRSGRQGDPGESRFYLSLGDDLMRLFKAQMVERVMAMANVPDDVPIENKMVTRAIASAQSQVETQNFETRKNVLKYDEVLNSQREVIYGERRRVLEGEDLHEQVVFFMDDTIDAYIAAETVEGFAEEWDLDRLWGAFKQLYPIKVTVEELEEAAGDRAGITAEFIAESVKDDIHEQYASREKALGSEVMRELERRVVLSVLDRKWREHLYEMDYLQEGIGLRAMAQKDPLVEYQREGFDMFNAMMEGIKEESVGYLFNLEVQVEQQVEELPVQDAAPSLTKEPVPAARPEIRAKGLDTPQRPDRLHFSAPTVDGEGGVVEGDFDDDAAGGDGDGLTRAERRKAQKASGGRRRKK, from the coding sequence GTGTCCGTCTTCAACAAGCTCATGCGTGCAGGCGAAGGCAAGATCCTGCGCAAACTGCACCGCATCGCGGACCAGGTCAACTCCATCGAAGAGGACTTCGTCAACCTCTCCGACGCCGAGTTGCGTGCCCTCACGGACGAGTACAAGCAGCGCTACCAGGACGGCGAGAGCCTGGACGACCTGCTGCCCGAGGCCTTCGCGACGGTCCGCGAGGCCGCCAAGCGCGTCCTCGGCCAGCGGCACTACGACGTCCAGATCATGGGCGGCGCCGCGCTGCACCTCGGCTACGTCGCCGAGATGAAGACCGGTGAGGGCAAGACCCTCGTCGGCACGCTGCCCGCGTACCTGAACGCCCTGTCGGGCAAGGGCGTCCACCTGATCACGGTGAACGACTACCTGGCCGAGCGCGACTCCGAGATGATGGGCCGGGTCCACAAGTTCCTGGGCCTGTCCATCGGCTGCATCCTGGCCAACATGTCGCCGGCCCAGCGCCGCGAGCAGTACAGCAGCGACATCACGTACGGCACGAACAACGAGTTCGGCTTCGACTACCTGCGCGACAACATGGCGTGGTCGCAGGACGAGCTGGTGCAGCGCGGCCACAACTTCGCCGTGGTCGACGAGGTCGACTCGATCCTCGTCGACGAGGCCCGCACCCCGCTGATCATCTCCGGCCCGGCCGACCAGGCGACCAAGTGGTACGCCGACTTCGCCAAGCTGGTCACCCGGCTGACCAAGGGCGAGGCGGGCCAGCCGCTCAAGGGCATCGAGGAGACCGGCGACTACGAGGTCGACGAGAAGAAGCGCACCGTCGCCATCCACGAGGCCGGTGTCGCCAAGGTCGAGGACTGGCTCGGCATCGAGAACCTCTACGAGTCGGTGAACACCCCGCTCGTCGGCTACCTCAACAACGCGATCAAGGCCAAGGAACTCTTCAAGATCGACAAGGACTACGTCGTCATCGACGGCGAAGTCATGATCGTCGACGAGCACACCGGCCGTATCCTCGCGGGCCGCCGCTACAACGAGGGCATGCACCAGGCGATCGAGGCGAAGGAAGGGGTGGACATCAAGGACGAGAACCAGACCCTCGCCACGATCACCCTGCAGAACTTCTTCCGCCTCTACTCGAAGCTGTCCGGCATGACCGGTACGGCCATGACCGAGGCCGCCGAGTTCCACCAGATCTACAAGCTCGGCGTCGTCCCGATCCCCACCAACCGGGCGATGCAGCGCAAGGACCAGGCCGACCTCATCTACCGGACCGAGGTCGCCAAGTTCGCCGCCGTCGTCGACGACATCGCGGAGAAGCACGAGAAGGGCCAGCCGATCCTCGTCGGCACGACGTCGGTCGAGAAGTCCGAGTACCTCTCGCAGCAGCTCTCCAAGCGCGGCATCCCGCACGAGGTGCTCAACGCCAAGCAGCACGAGCGCGAGGCCACCATCGTCGCCCAGGCCGGCCGCCGCGGCGCGGTCACGGTCGCCACGAACATGGCCGGCCGCGGTACCGACATCAAGCTCGGCGGCAACCCGGACGACCTCGCCGAGGCGGAGCTGCGCCAGCGCGGCCTCGACCCGGAGGAGCACATCGAGGAGTGGGCGCACGCCCTGCCCGAGGCCCTCAAGCGGGCCGAGGCGGCGGTGAAGGCCGAGTTCGAGGAGGTCAAGGAGCTCGGCGGGCTGTACGTGCTGGGCACCGAGCGGCACGAGTCGCGCCGTATCGACAACCAGCTGCGCGGCCGCTCCGGCCGCCAGGGCGACCCGGGCGAGTCCCGTTTCTACCTGTCGCTGGGCGACGACCTGATGCGCCTGTTCAAGGCGCAGATGGTCGAGCGGGTCATGGCGATGGCGAACGTGCCCGACGACGTCCCGATCGAGAACAAGATGGTGACGCGCGCGATCGCGTCGGCCCAGTCGCAGGTCGAGACCCAGAACTTCGAGACGCGCAAGAACGTCCTGAAGTACGACGAGGTCCTCAACAGCCAGCGCGAGGTCATCTACGGCGAGCGCCGCCGCGTCCTGGAGGGCGAGGACCTGCACGAGCAGGTCGTCTTCTTCATGGACGACACCATCGACGCGTACATCGCGGCCGAGACGGTCGAGGGCTTCGCCGAGGAGTGGGACCTGGACCGGCTGTGGGGCGCCTTCAAGCAGCTCTACCCGATCAAGGTGACGGTGGAGGAACTGGAGGAGGCGGCCGGCGACCGTGCGGGGATCACCGCCGAGTTCATCGCCGAGTCCGTCAAGGACGACATCCACGAGCAGTACGCCTCGCGCGAGAAGGCGCTCGGCTCCGAGGTCATGCGCGAGCTGGAGCGCCGCGTGGTGCTGTCGGTGCTCGACCGCAAGTGGCGTGAGCACCTGTACGAGATGGACTACCTCCAGGAGGGCATCGGCCTGCGGGCGATGGCCCAGAAGGACCCGCTGGTCGAGTACCAGCGCGAGGGCTTCGACATGTTCAACGCCATGATGGAGGGCATCAAGGAGGAGTCCGTCGGCTACCTGTTCAACCTGGAGGTCCAGGTCGAGCAGCAGGTCGAGGAGCTTCCGGTGCAGGACGCGGCGCCGTCCCTGACCAAGGAGCCGGTGCCCGCCGCGCGTCCGGAGATCCGGGCCAAGGGCCTGGACACTCCGCAGCGCCCGGACCGGCTGCACTTCTCCGCGCCGACGGTGGACGGGGAGGGCGGGGTCGTCGAGGGCGACTTCGACGACGACGCCGCGGGCGGCGACGGCGACGGCCTGACGCGGGCGGAGCGCCGCAAGGCGCAGAAGGCCTCCGGCGGCCGCCGCCGCAAGAAGTAA
- a CDS encoding GntR family transcriptional regulator, translated as MTGQGGTRQPKYQRIADELRSAIQSGEYGPGDRLPGENDLMASYDVARMTARQALGVLQNEGLAEARKGAGVFVRAFRPLRRHGIQRLAQEQWGSGRSIWSADSTDRELVVDQIEVHEEEVGNRIADALGIPAGSQAWVRSRRFVLDGKPVLFATSYLPSDVVADSAITQVDTGPGGTYARLAELGHKPVHFREEIRSRMPSAGEAERLSLSMGTPVIQIVRTAFAEGGRAVEINEMTLDSASYVLEYDFDA; from the coding sequence ATGACAGGCCAGGGTGGGACCCGCCAGCCGAAGTACCAGCGGATCGCTGATGAGCTGAGGTCGGCCATCCAGTCGGGCGAGTACGGCCCGGGCGACCGCCTGCCGGGCGAGAACGACCTGATGGCCAGCTACGACGTCGCGCGGATGACGGCGCGCCAGGCTCTCGGCGTACTCCAGAACGAAGGTCTCGCGGAGGCCCGGAAGGGCGCCGGCGTCTTCGTCCGGGCGTTCAGGCCCCTGCGACGTCACGGCATCCAGCGGCTCGCACAGGAGCAGTGGGGCTCGGGCCGCTCCATCTGGTCCGCCGACTCCACGGATCGAGAGCTCGTCGTCGATCAGATCGAAGTCCACGAGGAAGAGGTCGGCAACCGCATCGCCGACGCCCTTGGCATTCCCGCAGGGTCTCAGGCCTGGGTGCGCAGCCGCCGCTTCGTGCTAGACGGCAAGCCGGTGCTCTTCGCGACGTCGTACCTGCCGTCGGACGTCGTTGCCGACTCCGCCATCACTCAGGTCGACACCGGCCCTGGTGGGACGTACGCGAGGCTGGCCGAGCTGGGGCACAAACCCGTCCACTTCCGCGAGGAAATTCGCTCGCGGATGCCTTCAGCCGGCGAGGCCGAGCGGCTCTCCCTCTCCATGGGCACACCCGTCATCCAGATCGTCCGCACCGCATTCGCCGAGGGTGGCCGGGCCGTTGAGATCAACGAGATGACTCTGGACTCCGCTTCATACGTCCTCGAGTACGACTTCGACGCCTAG
- a CDS encoding Rv3235 family protein → MDTTTRGTIGGEGSRSRPGGSGRTRPAGRRDQRRPAPAARAVRRLGPHDWFAERLLAVLSGQRPVHSLLGLTVGEAYEQLVTLAPAGPLRDRLRPVLRHCGRFHPGPGVIEAFARIATGDRVSAMAFRLEQGPDRRWRCAAVEIQGPRP, encoded by the coding sequence ATGGACACCACCACGCGCGGCACGATCGGCGGCGAGGGCAGTCGCAGCAGGCCCGGCGGCTCCGGCCGGACCCGGCCCGCCGGCCGCCGGGACCAGCGGCGCCCGGCGCCCGCCGCGCGGGCGGTGCGCCGGCTCGGCCCGCACGACTGGTTCGCCGAACGCCTCCTGGCGGTGCTGAGCGGCCAGCGCCCGGTCCACTCGCTGCTCGGCCTCACCGTGGGCGAGGCGTACGAGCAGCTGGTCACCCTGGCTCCCGCAGGGCCCCTGCGCGACCGCCTGCGCCCGGTCCTGCGCCACTGCGGCCGTTTCCACCCCGGCCCGGGGGTGATCGAGGCCTTCGCCCGGATCGCGACCGGGGACCGTGTCTCGGCGATGGCCTTCCGCCTCGAGCAGGGTCCCGACCGCCGCTGGCGCTGCGCCGCCGTCGAGATCCAGGGCCCCCGCCCGTAG
- a CDS encoding HAD family hydrolase, producing the protein MRPHIVWDWNGTLLHDIDAVIVATNASFAELGLDPITLERYRELYVVPVPKFYERLMGRLPTDAEWAVMDEAFHRHYWAAAEDAGLADGALELLRGWQADGLTQSLLSLAPHDKLVPLVRAHGIDGHFLRVDGRTGPSHTSKAGHLVRHMAALGTAGVTADRTVLVGDAVDDATAALHVGARAVLYTGGSHSRASLESAGVPVVDSLAEAVATARELAG; encoded by the coding sequence ATGAGGCCGCACATCGTCTGGGACTGGAACGGCACGCTGCTCCACGACATCGACGCCGTCATAGTCGCGACCAACGCCTCCTTCGCCGAGCTGGGCCTCGACCCGATCACCCTGGAGCGCTACCGCGAGCTGTACGTCGTACCGGTGCCCAAGTTCTACGAACGGCTGATGGGGCGGCTGCCCACGGACGCCGAATGGGCCGTGATGGACGAGGCCTTCCACCGGCACTACTGGGCCGCCGCCGAGGACGCCGGACTCGCCGACGGGGCCCTGGAGCTGCTCCGGGGCTGGCAGGCGGACGGTCTCACCCAGTCCCTGCTGTCCCTCGCGCCCCACGACAAGCTCGTGCCCCTGGTCCGCGCGCACGGAATCGACGGGCATTTCCTGCGCGTCGACGGCCGCACCGGGCCCTCGCACACCTCCAAGGCGGGGCACCTCGTACGTCATATGGCCGCACTGGGGACGGCCGGTGTGACCGCCGACCGTACGGTCCTCGTGGGAGACGCCGTGGACGATGCGACGGCCGCGCTGCACGTGGGGGCGCGCGCCGTGCTGTACACCGGCGGGTCGCACAGTCGAGCCAGCCTGGAGTCCGCCGGGGTTCCCGTCG